A single window of Oerskovia paurometabola DNA harbors:
- a CDS encoding CapA family protein: MKRHARARGKSRPLVALLAVGLATAAVVVAGGLALGAGGAGPVEALPSPFVVTAEQVPPAPLVEPDAVFTVVAGGDVLPHLPVHTSARAAAGYDFSTVLAGTDAWVGGADLALCHLEVPLTPPGVRPTGYPLFAADAHLATDLREQGWDGCSTASNHSVDQGESGVVTTLDALDAAGLGHVGTARSAAEAAAPALYTLERAGRSIVVAHLAGTYGTNGMPVPASAPWSVTLLDEDDLVARARAAREAGADLVIVSMHSGVEYSTPPTDQQVGLATFLAASGEVDLVLGHHAHVPQPTALLPGGPDGQGMWVAYGLGNYVSNQDGDCCDARTDSGLLVTATITQPAGAAARVTGFEWTAITVDRLGRHAVLALADVASDGTRTLSPANLTARYDRVRAAVGDAAPERVAPPVASGPPPTVTSRAAGGVDGTPVAGT; this comes from the coding sequence GTGAAACGTCACGCGCGCGCCCGCGGAAAGAGCCGCCCCCTCGTCGCGCTCCTCGCCGTGGGGCTCGCGACGGCGGCCGTCGTGGTCGCGGGCGGGCTGGCCCTCGGCGCCGGCGGCGCAGGCCCGGTCGAGGCACTCCCCTCGCCCTTCGTCGTCACGGCCGAGCAGGTCCCGCCGGCACCGCTCGTGGAGCCCGACGCCGTCTTCACGGTCGTCGCCGGGGGTGACGTCCTGCCGCACCTGCCCGTCCACACGTCGGCGCGCGCGGCCGCGGGGTACGACTTCAGCACCGTCCTCGCCGGTACCGACGCCTGGGTCGGTGGCGCCGACCTCGCACTGTGCCACCTCGAGGTCCCCCTGACGCCCCCCGGCGTCCGACCGACCGGCTACCCCCTGTTCGCGGCGGACGCGCACCTCGCGACCGACCTGCGCGAGCAGGGCTGGGACGGGTGCTCCACGGCCTCGAACCACTCCGTGGACCAGGGCGAGAGCGGCGTGGTCACGACGCTGGACGCCCTCGACGCCGCGGGACTCGGGCACGTCGGCACCGCACGCAGCGCCGCGGAGGCCGCCGCTCCAGCCCTGTACACGCTCGAGAGGGCGGGCCGGTCGATCGTCGTGGCGCACCTCGCCGGCACGTACGGGACCAACGGCATGCCTGTCCCTGCCTCGGCCCCGTGGTCCGTCACGCTCCTCGACGAGGACGACCTCGTCGCTCGCGCTCGGGCCGCCCGCGAGGCGGGAGCCGACCTGGTGATCGTGAGCATGCACTCGGGCGTCGAGTACTCGACCCCGCCGACCGACCAGCAGGTCGGGCTCGCGACGTTCCTGGCCGCCTCGGGAGAGGTGGACCTGGTGCTCGGGCACCACGCCCACGTCCCGCAGCCGACCGCGCTGCTGCCCGGTGGCCCCGACGGTCAGGGCATGTGGGTCGCGTACGGGCTCGGCAACTACGTGTCGAACCAGGACGGCGACTGCTGCGACGCGCGGACCGACTCGGGCCTGCTCGTCACCGCGACCATCACCCAGCCCGCGGGAGCCGCGGCCCGCGTGACCGGCTTCGAGTGGACGGCGATCACGGTCGACCGGCTCGGCAGGCACGCGGTGCTGGCGCTGGCCGACGTCGCGAGCGACGGCACGCGTACCCTGAGCCCCGCCAACCTCACCGCTCGCTACGACCGGGTCCGGGCTGCGGTGGGTGACGCCGCCCCCGAGCGCGTCGCTCCTCCGGTCGCGTCGGGGCCGCCACCGACCGTCACGTCCCGGGCTGCGGGGGGCGTCGACGGGACGCCGGTGGCAGGGACCTGA
- a CDS encoding Imm51 family immunity protein, whose product MATSADFADLAPVLLVTHDASSSIIYSPGGPEYLQHKDALERHGVEGSGYDFAGALQAVLTDESPATLDAVGFDPEGGMLSVYGTDLDALLVAARHLSRIIADGAALDAALARSVALGLDD is encoded by the coding sequence ATGGCAACCTCAGCAGACTTCGCCGACCTCGCCCCGGTCCTGCTCGTGACCCACGACGCGAGCTCGAGCATCATCTACTCGCCCGGCGGGCCCGAGTACCTCCAGCACAAGGACGCGCTCGAGCGTCACGGCGTCGAGGGCTCGGGCTACGACTTCGCGGGAGCCCTCCAGGCGGTGCTCACCGACGAGTCGCCCGCGACTCTCGACGCCGTCGGGTTCGACCCCGAGGGCGGGATGCTGAGCGTCTACGGCACGGATCTCGACGCGCTCCTGGTCGCGGCCCGGCACCTGTCGCGGATCATCGCCGACGGCGCCGCCCTGGACGCCGCCCTCGCGCGGTCCGTCGCGCTCGGCCTCGACGACTGA
- a CDS encoding ribonuclease J, whose amino-acid sequence MSHPHPELSLPPALQAGALRIVALGGLGEVGRNMAVLEYDGRLLVIDCGVLFPEDNQPGVDLILPDFDYIKDRLDDIEAIILTHGHEDHIGAVPYLLRLRRDIPLVGSQLTLAFISAKLKEHRIAPVTRVVKEDETVAFGPFSCEFVAVNHSIPDALAVAVTTGAGTVLHTGDFKMDQLPLDGRVTDLRAFARLGEKGVDLFMVDSTNAEVPGFVTPEVEIGPVLDSVFGASDKRIIVASFSSHVHRVQQVLNAAHNHGRRVALVGRSMVRNMGIAAELGYLKVPDGVLIDLKKVDSLRDDEIVLMCTGSQGEPMAALSRMANGDHKVSVSHGDTVILASSLIPGNENAVFRIINGLTRLGARVVHGGNAKVHVSGHASAGELIYCYNILRPKNVMPVHGEVRHLVANGALAVKTGVPADRVVLAEDGVVVDLVDGKASVVGAVPCGYVYVDGSSVGELTDAELKDRQILGEEGFISLFAVVDSATGKVIAGPHILARGFAEDDAVFEDVRPQVVQALEDSIAGGATDVHQLQQVMRRVVGRWVSNRLRRRPMIVPVVVEA is encoded by the coding sequence GTGAGCCACCCTCACCCCGAACTGTCCCTTCCCCCCGCGCTCCAGGCAGGTGCCCTGCGCATCGTCGCCCTCGGCGGGCTCGGCGAGGTCGGACGCAACATGGCCGTCCTCGAGTACGACGGGCGTCTGCTCGTCATCGACTGCGGCGTCCTCTTCCCCGAGGACAACCAGCCCGGCGTGGACCTGATCCTGCCGGACTTCGACTACATCAAGGACCGTCTCGACGACATCGAGGCGATCATCCTGACGCACGGGCACGAGGACCACATCGGTGCCGTGCCGTACCTGCTGCGCCTGCGCCGCGACATCCCCCTGGTGGGCTCGCAGCTCACGCTCGCGTTCATCTCGGCCAAGCTCAAGGAGCACCGCATCGCCCCCGTGACCCGCGTGGTCAAGGAGGACGAGACGGTCGCCTTCGGCCCCTTCAGCTGTGAGTTCGTCGCGGTCAACCACTCCATCCCCGACGCGCTCGCGGTCGCGGTCACCACGGGGGCCGGCACGGTCCTGCACACGGGCGACTTCAAGATGGACCAGCTGCCGCTCGACGGCCGCGTCACGGACCTGCGCGCCTTCGCGCGCCTGGGCGAGAAGGGCGTCGACCTGTTCATGGTCGACTCGACCAACGCCGAGGTCCCGGGCTTCGTGACCCCCGAGGTCGAGATCGGCCCCGTCCTGGACTCCGTCTTCGGAGCCTCGGACAAGCGGATCATCGTCGCGTCCTTCTCCTCGCACGTGCACCGCGTCCAGCAGGTCCTCAACGCCGCGCACAACCACGGGCGCCGCGTCGCGCTCGTCGGGCGCTCGATGGTCCGGAACATGGGCATCGCGGCCGAGCTCGGCTACCTCAAGGTGCCCGACGGCGTCCTCATCGACCTCAAGAAGGTCGACTCGCTGCGCGACGACGAGATCGTGCTCATGTGCACGGGCTCGCAGGGCGAGCCCATGGCCGCCCTGTCGCGCATGGCCAACGGCGACCACAAGGTCTCCGTCAGCCACGGCGACACCGTGATCCTCGCGTCGTCGCTCATCCCGGGCAACGAGAACGCGGTCTTCCGCATCATCAACGGCCTCACGCGCCTCGGCGCGCGCGTCGTGCACGGCGGCAACGCCAAGGTGCACGTGTCGGGCCACGCGAGCGCGGGCGAGCTCATCTACTGCTACAACATCCTGCGGCCCAAGAACGTCATGCCTGTGCACGGCGAGGTCCGTCACCTCGTCGCGAACGGTGCGCTCGCGGTCAAGACGGGCGTGCCCGCGGACCGTGTCGTCCTCGCCGAGGACGGCGTGGTCGTGGACCTCGTCGACGGCAAGGCCTCGGTCGTGGGTGCGGTGCCGTGCGGCTACGTGTACGTGGACGGCTCGAGCGTCGGAGAGCTCACGGACGCCGAGCTCAAGGACCGTCAGATCCTCGGCGAGGAGGGCTTCATCTCGCTGTTCGCCGTGGTCGACTCCGCGACGGGCAAGGTCATCGCCGGCCCGCACATCCTCGCGCGCGGTTTCGCAGAGGACGACGCCGTGTTCGAGGACGTCCGCCCGCAGGTCGTCCAGGCTCTCGAGGACTCGATCGCGGGAGGTGCCACGGACGTGCACCAGCTCCAGCAGGTCATGCGCCGCGTGGTCGGGCGCTGGGTCTCCAACCGTCTGCGTCGCCGCCCGATGATCGTCCCGGTCGTCGTCGAGGCGTAG
- the dapA gene encoding 4-hydroxy-tetrahydrodipicolinate synthase — MALPPTQARPFGAVLTAMVTPMTLAGEIDLDAAVKVAKHLVDNGNDGIVLSGTTGESPTTHAPEKAELVRAVVDAVGDRAHVIAGAGSNDTQHAVRMAEQAAEAGAHGLLVVSPYYSRPSQEGLYRHITAVADATPLPVMVYDVPGRAGVRIAPSTIERLAAHERIVANKDASGDVYTAARLIESTGLAWYSGDDSMLLSFLAHGAVGIVSVSAHAVGSRFAQVVAAFDAGDHAGALAAFRTAIPTIDAINGAGFQAVMAKAALQLLGVTENRYLRLPYVAATDDEVAVVRAGLEASGLLDPATPAATLNMQNS, encoded by the coding sequence ATGGCACTTCCCCCCACGCAGGCCCGACCGTTCGGCGCCGTCCTGACCGCGATGGTCACCCCGATGACCCTCGCCGGCGAGATCGACCTCGACGCGGCGGTCAAGGTCGCGAAGCACCTCGTGGACAACGGGAACGACGGGATCGTCCTGAGCGGGACCACGGGGGAGTCGCCCACGACGCACGCACCGGAGAAGGCGGAGCTGGTCCGCGCGGTGGTCGACGCCGTCGGGGACCGCGCGCACGTGATCGCGGGCGCCGGCTCGAACGACACCCAGCACGCCGTCCGCATGGCCGAGCAGGCCGCGGAGGCGGGCGCCCACGGGCTCCTCGTCGTGAGCCCCTACTACTCGCGTCCCTCCCAGGAGGGGCTGTACCGCCACATCACGGCGGTCGCCGACGCCACGCCGCTGCCCGTCATGGTCTACGACGTGCCCGGCCGTGCGGGCGTCCGCATCGCCCCCTCGACGATCGAGCGCCTCGCCGCGCACGAGCGGATCGTGGCGAACAAGGACGCCTCGGGCGACGTCTACACCGCTGCCAGGCTCATCGAGTCGACCGGGCTCGCCTGGTACAGCGGCGACGACAGCATGCTGCTGTCGTTCCTCGCGCACGGCGCGGTCGGCATCGTCTCCGTGTCCGCCCACGCGGTCGGCTCGCGCTTCGCCCAGGTCGTCGCGGCGTTCGACGCCGGTGACCACGCGGGCGCGCTCGCAGCCTTCCGCACCGCGATCCCCACGATCGACGCCATCAACGGAGCGGGCTTCCAGGCCGTCATGGCCAAGGCCGCGCTCCAGCTCCTCGGAGTCACCGAGAACCGATACCTCAGGCTGCCGTACGTCGCAGCCACGGACGACGAGGTCGCCGTCGTCCGCGCCGGTCTGGAGGCCTCCGGCCTGCTGGACCCGGCGACCCCCGCGGCCACGCTGAACATGCAGAACAGCTGA
- a CDS encoding TetR/AcrR family transcriptional regulator, producing the protein MARPRLHDDSLRASLLDVASQQISEHGESAVTVRGVAQAAGTSASAVYALFGSREELVAAVSIEGFRRFAVHLGSAPTTGSPTEDLLNLGIAYRTSALADPHFYRVMFEGPATAGSAIPAVAEPTFDVLRQAVARVLEAASREGSSTPLPRRALQAAAEEASLVLWGLVHGLVSLELGGLLPGGPETSARRYEQAILAVGPPLLRAAPSLAGP; encoded by the coding sequence GTGGCCAGACCTCGACTGCACGACGACTCCCTGCGCGCGTCCTTGCTCGACGTCGCCTCCCAGCAGATCTCCGAGCACGGCGAGTCGGCGGTCACGGTCCGTGGGGTCGCGCAGGCTGCGGGGACCAGCGCGTCCGCGGTCTACGCGCTCTTCGGCAGCCGCGAGGAGCTGGTCGCCGCGGTGAGCATCGAGGGCTTCCGGCGCTTCGCGGTGCACCTGGGTTCCGCACCGACGACCGGCTCGCCCACCGAGGACCTCCTGAACCTGGGCATCGCCTACCGGACCAGCGCGCTGGCAGACCCCCACTTCTACCGCGTGATGTTCGAGGGCCCCGCAACCGCCGGCAGCGCGATCCCGGCCGTCGCCGAGCCGACGTTCGACGTCCTGCGGCAGGCGGTGGCGCGGGTGCTCGAGGCCGCCTCACGAGAGGGCAGCAGCACCCCGCTGCCCCGGCGTGCCCTGCAGGCTGCCGCCGAGGAGGCCTCGTTGGTCCTGTGGGGCCTCGTCCACGGACTCGTGAGCCTCGAGCTCGGTGGGCTGCTGCCCGGCGGTCCCGAGACTTCGGCGAGACGCTACGAGCAGGCGATCCTCGCCGTCGGGCCCCCGCTGCTGCGGGCGGCTCCCTCTCTCGCCGGTCCCTGA
- a CDS encoding FtsK/SpoIIIE family DNA translocase: MATRTSTSTKRPATSRKTTSRGTTGRSGGSSSASRAPRGSSARRPVARPAPWPVRAVRGLWLGCAHAIGAVTRSIGKGARELDPSHRRDGVAFLLLALAVIVAAREWWGIAGAFGTAVHAVSAGVFGVAAVALPVLLIWLAVRIMRHPERTQANSRVTIGLSFIVVSVCSLVHIAEDLPAPRDGFEAVQDAGGVIGYLFATPVHTGLTEWFAVPLFLLLGFFGILVVTATPVHAIPSRLRGIYDRLTGNHREGEDGRGPQDDDGLQLADGVSRHDGTDEAPRKRRAGRARKTKAEREAEAAERERLDGGYVGDEAFERAAMLEAEEEAARKSARGRRGGPVGPPPPPDTHEDAADLPTQVIPSVGRTAPSPSAPPPPPNNPVPRGVQPMLEGDTVYVLPSEDDLVKGAPHKVRSAANDRVVESLTRVFEQFEIDAKVTGFTRGPTVTRYEVEVGPAVKVERITNLSKNIAYAVASADVRILSPIPGKSAIGIEIPNTDRETVVLGDVLRSSVARRTEHPMVMGVGKDVEGGYVVANLAKMPHILVAGATGAGKSSFINSMIVSILMRATPEEVRMVLVDPKRVELTIYEGIPHLITPIITSPKKAAEALEWVVREMDARYDDLAMFGYKHIDDFNTAVRAGKVKPLPGSERKIATYPYLLVVVDELADLMMVAPRDVEASIQRITQLARAAGIHLVLATQRPSVDVVTGLIKANVPSRLAFATSSLADSRVVLDQPGAEKLIGQGDALFLPMGAAKPMRVQGAWVAESEVHAVVEHVKSQLKPSYRTDVAASAATKKQVDEDIGDDLDLLLQAAELVITTQFGSTSMLQRKLRVGFAKAGRLMDLLESREIVGPSEGSKAREVMLTAEDLPATLAMLRGEPGAEVFDGEAGGGEQSAGNGRDYSDGADGHMPPVAQEYHDDAGDEADWRER; this comes from the coding sequence ATGGCGACCCGGACGTCCACCTCGACGAAACGGCCCGCGACCTCCCGCAAGACCACCTCGCGTGGTACGACGGGCAGATCGGGGGGATCTTCGAGCGCGTCCCGCGCTCCGCGGGGCTCGTCGGCACGCAGACCGGTCGCTCGGCCTGCGCCGTGGCCCGTCCGCGCGGTGCGCGGTCTGTGGCTGGGGTGCGCGCACGCGATCGGCGCGGTCACCCGCAGCATCGGCAAGGGAGCAAGAGAGCTGGACCCCTCACATCGGCGCGACGGCGTCGCGTTCCTCCTCCTGGCGCTCGCCGTCATCGTCGCGGCGCGCGAGTGGTGGGGGATCGCGGGCGCGTTCGGCACCGCCGTCCATGCGGTCTCGGCGGGCGTCTTCGGCGTCGCCGCGGTCGCCCTGCCCGTCCTGCTCATCTGGCTCGCGGTCCGGATCATGCGGCACCCCGAGCGCACCCAGGCGAACTCGCGCGTCACGATCGGGCTCTCGTTCATCGTCGTCTCGGTCTGCTCCCTGGTGCACATCGCCGAGGACCTGCCGGCCCCGCGGGACGGCTTCGAGGCCGTCCAGGACGCGGGCGGGGTGATCGGGTACCTGTTCGCGACCCCGGTCCACACGGGGCTCACCGAGTGGTTCGCCGTGCCCCTCTTCCTGCTGCTGGGCTTCTTCGGGATCCTCGTGGTCACCGCGACGCCCGTGCACGCGATCCCGAGCCGCCTGCGCGGCATCTACGACCGCCTCACGGGCAACCACCGCGAGGGCGAGGACGGCCGCGGTCCCCAGGACGACGACGGCCTGCAGCTCGCCGACGGCGTCTCGCGCCACGACGGCACCGACGAGGCGCCGCGCAAGCGCCGCGCCGGACGAGCCCGCAAGACCAAGGCCGAGCGCGAGGCCGAGGCGGCCGAGCGCGAGCGGCTCGACGGCGGCTACGTCGGCGACGAGGCCTTCGAGCGCGCCGCGATGCTCGAGGCCGAGGAGGAGGCTGCTCGCAAGAGCGCCCGCGGTCGCCGCGGGGGACCGGTCGGCCCCCCGCCGCCGCCCGACACGCACGAGGACGCGGCCGACCTGCCGACGCAGGTCATCCCGTCCGTCGGTCGGACGGCCCCCTCGCCCAGCGCGCCCCCGCCGCCGCCCAACAACCCGGTGCCCCGCGGCGTCCAGCCCATGCTCGAGGGCGACACCGTCTACGTGCTGCCCTCCGAGGACGACCTGGTCAAGGGCGCCCCGCACAAGGTGCGCTCCGCGGCGAACGACCGCGTGGTCGAGTCGCTCACGCGCGTCTTCGAGCAGTTCGAGATCGACGCCAAGGTCACGGGCTTCACGCGCGGACCGACCGTGACCCGCTACGAGGTCGAGGTCGGCCCGGCCGTCAAGGTCGAGCGCATCACGAACCTGTCCAAGAACATCGCCTATGCGGTGGCCTCGGCCGACGTGCGCATCCTCTCGCCCATCCCCGGCAAGTCCGCGATCGGCATCGAGATCCCCAACACGGACCGCGAGACCGTGGTCCTGGGTGACGTGCTGCGGTCCTCCGTGGCGCGGCGCACCGAGCACCCGATGGTCATGGGCGTCGGCAAGGACGTCGAGGGCGGCTACGTCGTCGCGAACCTCGCCAAGATGCCGCACATCCTCGTCGCGGGAGCCACGGGCGCCGGCAAGTCGAGCTTCATCAACTCGATGATCGTCTCGATCCTCATGCGGGCCACGCCCGAGGAGGTGCGCATGGTCCTCGTGGACCCCAAGCGCGTCGAGCTCACGATCTACGAGGGCATCCCGCACCTCATCACGCCCATCATCACGAGCCCCAAGAAGGCCGCAGAGGCCCTCGAGTGGGTCGTGCGCGAGATGGACGCACGCTACGACGACCTCGCGATGTTCGGGTACAAGCACATCGACGACTTCAACACCGCGGTCCGGGCCGGGAAGGTCAAGCCGCTGCCGGGTTCGGAGCGCAAGATCGCGACGTACCCGTACCTGCTCGTGGTCGTCGACGAGCTCGCGGACCTCATGATGGTCGCCCCGCGAGACGTCGAGGCCTCGATCCAGCGCATCACGCAGCTCGCGCGCGCCGCGGGTATCCACCTGGTGCTCGCGACCCAGCGCCCTTCGGTCGACGTCGTGACCGGACTCATCAAGGCCAACGTGCCGTCGCGACTCGCGTTCGCGACGTCGTCGCTCGCGGACTCGCGCGTCGTCCTCGACCAGCCGGGGGCCGAGAAGCTCATCGGTCAGGGAGACGCGCTCTTCCTGCCCATGGGCGCCGCCAAGCCCATGCGTGTGCAGGGGGCGTGGGTCGCCGAGAGCGAGGTCCATGCGGTCGTCGAGCACGTCAAGTCACAGCTCAAGCCGTCCTACCGGACCGACGTCGCGGCATCGGCCGCGACCAAGAAGCAGGTCGACGAGGACATCGGCGACGACCTCGACCTGCTCCTGCAGGCCGCCGAGCTCGTCATCACCACGCAGTTCGGCTCGACCTCGATGCTGCAGCGCAAGCTGCGCGTCGGCTTCGCCAAGGCTGGGCGTCTCATGGACCTGCTCGAGTCGCGCGAGATCGTCGGCCCCTCCGAGGGTTCCAAGGCTCGCGAGGTCATGCTCACGGCCGAGGACCTGCCCGCGACGCTCGCGATGCTGCGTGGCGAGCCCGGTGCCGAGGTGTTCGACGGCGAGGCCGGGGGCGGGGAGCAGTCGGCGGGGAACGGCCGGGACTACTCCGACGGCGCGGACGGGCACATGCCTCCCGTGGCCCAGGAGTACCACGACGACGCCGGCGACGAGGCGGACTGGCGCGAGCGCTGA
- a CDS encoding MBL fold metallo-hydrolase: MSTPPPLRELHEIAAGVHVATAEIWTSLTTVVVSPDGRALVVDPGITVAEVESLAAAIVRRGWRVTAGFSTHPHWDHVLWSRSLGDVPRWACPTAVRAQERSLAEDLVKVEREAPGHDLTLFGRLTPIPPSGTGDSLEAGPRDALHLPWPDGRGRASASGTAALPGATPAAGDGPAVLVVEHQAHAPGHGALVLPGAGVIVVGDMLSDVEVPLLDLESPDPVVEYRAGLDALEHAVSEHGVHTLVPGHGHVATGSDAIWERFGADRAYLDALEAAADGDPDGPDGSDDPRVTGEWVVGEHRRQLDHLRGAR, translated from the coding sequence ATGAGCACCCCTCCCCCGCTACGAGAGCTGCACGAGATCGCCGCCGGCGTCCACGTCGCGACGGCCGAGATCTGGACGAGCCTCACGACCGTGGTCGTCAGCCCGGACGGGCGAGCCCTGGTCGTGGACCCGGGCATCACGGTCGCCGAGGTCGAGTCCCTCGCGGCCGCGATCGTCCGCCGCGGCTGGCGTGTCACCGCGGGGTTCTCGACCCACCCGCACTGGGACCACGTCCTGTGGTCCCGCTCGCTGGGCGACGTCCCGCGGTGGGCCTGCCCGACGGCGGTGCGCGCCCAGGAGCGGAGCCTCGCCGAGGACCTCGTGAAGGTCGAGCGCGAGGCGCCGGGGCACGACCTCACGCTGTTCGGTCGCCTCACGCCGATTCCCCCGAGCGGGACAGGTGACTCCCTGGAGGCCGGCCCGCGGGACGCGCTGCACCTGCCGTGGCCGGACGGGCGGGGCCGCGCGTCGGCGTCGGGCACCGCGGCGCTACCCGGCGCGACACCGGCGGCCGGCGACGGACCGGCCGTGCTCGTGGTCGAGCACCAGGCGCACGCGCCCGGCCACGGTGCGCTCGTCCTGCCGGGCGCCGGGGTGATCGTGGTGGGAGACATGCTCTCGGACGTCGAGGTGCCCCTGCTGGACCTCGAGTCCCCCGACCCCGTGGTCGAGTACCGTGCGGGCCTCGACGCGCTCGAGCACGCGGTCTCCGAGCACGGCGTGCACACCCTCGTCCCCGGCCACGGGCACGTGGCCACGGGCAGCGACGCGATCTGGGAGCGCTTCGGCGCCGACCGGGCCTACCTGGACGCCCTGGAGGCGGCTGCCGACGGCGACCCGGACGGCCCTGACGGCTCGGACGACCCCCGCGTCACGGGTGAGTGGGTCGTGGGCGAGCACCGCAGGCAGCTCGACCACCTGCGCGGTGCACGCTAG